A window of Primulina huaijiensis isolate GDHJ02 chromosome 9, ASM1229523v2, whole genome shotgun sequence contains these coding sequences:
- the LOC140984199 gene encoding threonine--tRNA ligase, mitochondrial 1-like: MGDSAADPKFKPNSSPAPPTFMRDEAYLQTVINRRIELFQAIQNQQNIDRLTLSSDLIRITLTDGKVKEGKKWSTTPHDVAKEISKSLASNALIAKVDGVLWDMSRPLEGDCKLGLFTFDSDEGRDTFWHSSAHILGESLEQTYGCRLCIGPCTTRGEGFYYDAFYGDLGLNEDHFKQIEAAAKKAVDEKQPFERIEVTRDQALDMFSDNLFKVEIIKDLPEDKTITVYRCGPLVDLCRGPHIPNTSFVKAFSCLKASSAYWRGNKDRESLQRVYGISYPDQKRLKEYKAMLEEAKKYDHRELTKKQELFFFHPLSPGSCFFLPHGARVCNKLLEFIRSQYWKRGYEEVWSPNMYNMQLWETSGHAANYKENMFVFEVEKQEFGLKPMNCPGHCLIFDHRVRSYRELPLRLADFGVLHRNEASGALTGLTRVRRFQQDDAHIFCRESQIKDEVKGVLEFIGHVYKIFGFTFDLKLSTRPEKYLGDILTWEKAEAALAEALNESGKPWEINEGDGAFYGPKIDISVSDAMRRKFQCATLQLDFQLPARFNLSYSAEDETKRERPVMIHRAILGSVERMFAILLEHYKGKWPFWLSPRQAIVCPVSDKSQAYALQVRDRIHDAGFYVDVDTSDRTINKKVREAQLAQYNYILVVGEKEVGTGQVAVRVRDNNNANLKSIEDLLNHFKDEVAAYR; encoded by the exons ATGGGTGATTCCGCGGCCGACCCTAAATTCAAGCCTAACTCAAGCCCTGCGCCACCTACTTTCATGAGGGATGAAGCATATCTCCAAACTGTCATCAACAGGCGCATCGAACTTTTCCAAGCCATCCAAAATCAGCAAAACATTGATCGCCTCACCCTTTCTTCCGACCTTATCCG GATTACATTAACGGATGGAAAAGTGAAAGAAGGGAAGAAGTGGAGTACGACGCCTCACGATGTTGCCAAGGAGATATCGAAGAGCTTGGCGTCCAATGCACTGATTGCGAAAGTGGATGGGGTTTTGTGGGATATGAGCCGGCCGTTGGAAGGGGATTGTAAGCTTGGGCTCTTCACCTTTGACAGTGATGAAGGCCGGGATACTTTCTGGCATTCGAGTGCGCATATTCTCGGCGAG TCTTTGGAGCAGACGTATGGGTGTAGATTATGCATAGGACCATGTACAACGAGAGGCGAG GGTTTTTATTATGATGcgttttatggtgatcttggCTTGAATGAAGATCACTTTAAGCAGATTGAAGCTGCGGCAAAGAAAGCAGTCGat GAAAAACAACCGTTTGAACGCATTGAAGTTACAAGGGATCAAGCTCTTGACATGTTTTCAGACAATCTATTCAAG GTTGAAATTATCAAGGATTTACCTGAGGATAAAACTATCACTGTATACCGATGTGGTCCTTTGGTTGATCTATGTCGTGGACCCCACATACCCAACACATCTTTTGTGAAAGCGTTTAGTTGTTTGAAG gCATCATCTGCATATTGGCGTGGAAATAAAGATCGCGAAAGCTTGCAAAGAGTTTACGGAATATCTTATCCAGACCAAAAACGTTTGAAG GAGTACAAAGCCATGCTGGAAGAAGCTAAGAAATATGACCATCGAGAGCTCACCAAGAAGCAAGAGCTTTTCTTTTTTCACCCTCTCAG CCCTGGAAGTTGTTTCTTCCTACCTCATGGTGCTCGAGTTTGCAACAAGTTACTGGAATTTATAAGAAGTCAATATTGGAAGCGAGGTTATGAAGAG GTATGGTCTCCAAACATGTATAATATGCAACTCTGGGAAACATCAGGTCATGCTGCAAACTACAAGGAGAATATGTTTGTGTTTGAG GTTGAGAAACAAGAATTTGGGTTAAAGCCAATGAATTGCCCTGGACATTGTTTAATATTTGATCATAGAGTTCGATCATATAGAG AACTTCCACTTCGCTTGGCTGATTTTGGGGTCTTGCATAGAAACGAAGCAAGTGGGGCACTTACTGGTTTGACTCGTGTCAGGAGATTCCAACAG GATGATGCTCACATCTTCTGCAGGGAGTCCCAG ATAAAAGATGAAGTCAAGGGTGTTCTAGAATTCATCGGTCATGTGTACAAAATATTTGGATTCACCTTCGACTTGAAGTTATCTACG AGACCAGAAAAATATCTTGGAGACATACTGACATGGGAAAAGGCTGAAGCTGCTCTTGCAGAAGCGTTGAATGAGTCTGGCAAGCCCTGGGAG ATAAATGAAGGTGATGGAGCATTTTATGGACCAAAGATTGACATCAGTGTTTCTGATGCAATGAGGAGAAAATTTCAGTGTGCAACACTTCAG CTGGACTTCCAACTTCCTGCCCGTTTCAATTTATCTTACTCAGCAGAAGATGAAACTAAGAGGGAGAGGCCTGTTATGATACATAGAGCCATTCTTGGCTCTGTTGAACGAATGTTTGCAATACTTTTGGAGCATTATAAGGGTAAATGGCCATTTTGGCTCAGTCCACGCCAAGCAATAGTTTGCCCTGTCTCTGACAAGTCACAGGCATATGCGCTGCAG GTTCGTGACCGCATACATGATGCTGGATTTTATGTTGATGTTGATACAAGTGATCGAACAATCAATAAAAAG GTACGAGAAGCTCAATTGGCACAATACAACTATATATTAGTTGTTGGCGAGAAAGAAGTTGGAACTGGACAG GTGGCGGTCAGAGTTCGAGATAACAACAATGCTAACCTGAAGAGTATCGAAGATCTTTTGAATCACTTCAAGGATGAAGTGGCAGCTTATAGGTAG